In Sphingobium amiense, a genomic segment contains:
- a CDS encoding acetate--CoA ligase family protein — protein MTVETLTPPPADAAAALPLDRLLRPRSVVIVGASDKPGALGASVLANLLRNGFAGDIHLINPKRAEIGGRRCLPSVESLPQGVDAAVLAIPRVAVLDAVRALAERGVGAAVIFSAGFAEGGEEGLAEQREIARIAGRANMVVEGPNCLGMTNFIDRVPLTFVETDARPLGNRKGIGIVSQSGAMACVLSTTLASRDLGLSFSVSTGNEAASGVEDYVDYLIADASTRVIAMIVEQFRKPARFLAAARRAREAGKTIVLLHPGKSSAARESAATHTGAMAGDYQLMRAKVQRAGVIFAETLEELGDIAEIALRCPAIPAGGVAVLGESGAFKALTLDLCEALDLDLPPVDDASAPALRAALPDFVSVSNPLDLTAQGLVDPDLYYRTLAALFGDDRFGAIVAGIIQTDPVTVGIKLPPILRAVDDLHPPKPLIFAGLDEGAPVSDSDLAQLRQRGIPYFPSTERAFRALKRLNDHARRDFSEDAAAPLPAPGLPSEGGVVPEYRAKQILAPLGIPFPKGAFCTGIDEALAAAEAVGYPVALKAQSADLSHKSDAGGVILNLRDADELRAGWDRLFANVAAHDASIRLDGALLEAMGERGVELIIGAKSDPDWGPVILAGFGGVTAEILQDVRLLTPDLPLPQIVAELHRLKQAVLLRGFRGAPALDVEAVARIIATLGRVLLAEPSIREIDLNPVIVYPEGRGAVALDALMLTAAR, from the coding sequence ATGACCGTCGAGACCCTGACCCCGCCCCCGGCGGACGCCGCCGCCGCCCTGCCGCTCGACCGCCTGCTGCGGCCCCGCTCGGTCGTCATCGTCGGCGCGTCCGACAAGCCCGGTGCGCTGGGCGCGTCGGTGCTCGCCAATCTGTTGCGCAACGGTTTTGCAGGTGACATTCACCTCATCAACCCCAAGCGGGCGGAGATTGGCGGGCGACGCTGCCTCCCTTCGGTCGAATCGCTGCCCCAGGGCGTCGATGCCGCCGTGCTCGCCATTCCGCGCGTCGCAGTGCTCGATGCGGTCAGGGCGCTGGCGGAGCGCGGCGTCGGAGCGGCGGTCATCTTCTCCGCCGGGTTCGCCGAAGGGGGCGAGGAGGGTCTGGCCGAGCAGCGGGAGATCGCACGCATCGCCGGTCGGGCGAACATGGTGGTCGAAGGGCCGAATTGCCTTGGCATGACGAACTTCATCGACCGCGTGCCGCTGACCTTCGTGGAAACCGACGCGAGGCCGCTCGGCAACCGCAAGGGCATCGGCATCGTGTCGCAGAGCGGCGCGATGGCCTGCGTCCTTTCGACCACGCTCGCCAGCCGAGACCTTGGCCTCTCTTTCTCCGTCTCCACCGGCAATGAAGCGGCGAGCGGGGTCGAGGATTATGTCGATTATCTGATCGCGGACGCCTCCACCCGCGTCATAGCCATGATCGTCGAGCAGTTTCGCAAACCCGCCCGCTTCCTTGCCGCCGCCCGCCGCGCGCGCGAAGCGGGCAAGACCATCGTCCTCCTCCACCCCGGCAAGTCGAGCGCCGCGCGCGAATCCGCCGCGACGCACACCGGAGCGATGGCGGGCGACTATCAGCTCATGCGCGCCAAGGTGCAGCGGGCGGGCGTCATTTTCGCCGAAACGCTGGAGGAACTGGGCGACATTGCGGAGATCGCGCTGCGCTGCCCGGCCATCCCCGCAGGCGGCGTCGCGGTGCTCGGCGAGTCCGGCGCGTTCAAGGCGCTGACGCTCGACCTGTGCGAAGCGCTCGATCTCGACCTGCCGCCTGTGGATGACGCCAGCGCGCCTGCCCTGCGCGCGGCGCTGCCCGATTTCGTCAGCGTCTCCAATCCGCTCGACCTGACGGCGCAGGGGCTGGTCGATCCAGACCTCTATTATCGCACGCTCGCCGCCCTGTTTGGCGACGACCGTTTCGGCGCGATCGTCGCGGGCATCATCCAGACCGATCCGGTGACGGTCGGCATCAAGCTGCCCCCCATATTGCGCGCGGTGGACGATCTTCATCCTCCAAAGCCGCTGATCTTCGCAGGACTCGACGAAGGTGCGCCGGTGTCGGACAGTGATCTGGCGCAATTGCGCCAGCGCGGCATTCCCTATTTCCCCTCGACCGAACGCGCCTTTCGCGCTCTCAAGCGCCTCAACGATCATGCGCGTCGCGATTTCAGCGAAGATGCCGCCGCGCCCCTCCCGGCTCCCGGCCTGCCGTCCGAAGGCGGCGTCGTTCCGGAATATCGCGCCAAGCAGATCCTCGCCCCGCTCGGCATTCCGTTCCCGAAGGGCGCATTCTGCACCGGCATCGACGAAGCCCTCGCCGCCGCCGAAGCGGTGGGCTACCCCGTCGCTCTCAAAGCGCAGTCCGCCGATTTGAGCCACAAGAGCGATGCGGGCGGCGTGATCCTGAACCTGCGAGACGCGGACGAACTGCGCGCGGGCTGGGATCGCCTCTTCGCCAATGTCGCCGCCCATGACGCATCCATCCGTCTCGACGGCGCCCTGCTCGAAGCCATGGGGGAGCGCGGCGTCGAACTCATCATCGGGGCGAAGAGCGACCCCGACTGGGGGCCGGTCATTCTCGCGGGCTTCGGCGGCGTGACGGCGGAAATCCTTCAGGACGTCCGCCTGCTGACCCCCGACCTGCCGCTGCCGCAGATCGTTGCGGAACTCCACAGGCTGAAGCAGGCGGTGCTGCTGCGCGGGTTTCGCGGCGCCCCGGCGCTCGATGTGGAAGCGGTGGCGCGGATCATCGCCACCCTCGGCCGAGTCCTGCTCGCCGAGCCGTCCATTCGGGAGATCGACCTCAATCCGGTGATCGTCTATCCCGAGGGTAGGGGAGCTGTCGCGCTCGACGCGCTGATGCTGACGGCAGCCCGATAA
- a CDS encoding aldehyde dehydrogenase, producing the protein MPETDMALVIGGESRAASRTFERRNPVTGEIATRAAAASADDAVAAVNAAQAAFPAWSALGPNARRAALMKAADALDARAGNFVDAMMGEIGATEGWARFNLMLAVSMVREAACLTTQISGEVIPSDKPGCIAMAIREPAGVVLSMAPWNAPIILATRAIAVPLACGNTVVLKASEQCPRTHGLIIEAFVEAGLGGGIVNLVTNAPEDAGDVVGAMIDHPAVRRVNFTGSTAVGRIIARRCADNLKPVLLELGGKAPLIVLEDADLDEAVKAAAFGAFMNQGQICMSTERIIVVDAVADAFAEKFRAKVATMPVGDPREGKTPLGAVVDAGTVAHVRSLIEDALASGATQLNGGEADGVLMPAHVIDRVTPDMKLFRDESFGPVVGIVRARDEAHAIALANDTEYGLSASVFTRDTARGLRVARQIQSGICHVNGPTVHDEAQMPFGGVKASGYGKFGGRAGIDSFTELRWITIETQPGHYPI; encoded by the coding sequence ATGCCTGAAACCGATATGGCGCTCGTGATCGGCGGCGAATCCCGCGCCGCGTCCCGCACTTTCGAGCGCCGCAATCCCGTCACCGGCGAAATCGCCACGCGCGCTGCCGCAGCGAGCGCAGACGATGCCGTTGCCGCCGTGAATGCGGCGCAGGCCGCCTTCCCCGCATGGTCCGCGCTTGGTCCCAATGCCCGCCGCGCGGCGCTGATGAAGGCGGCCGACGCGCTCGACGCCAGAGCCGGCAACTTCGTTGACGCCATGATGGGGGAGATCGGAGCGACCGAGGGCTGGGCGCGGTTCAATCTGATGCTTGCCGTTTCGATGGTGCGCGAAGCCGCCTGCCTCACCACGCAGATCAGCGGAGAGGTGATCCCGTCGGACAAGCCCGGCTGCATCGCGATGGCGATCCGCGAGCCTGCCGGTGTCGTGCTGTCGATGGCGCCATGGAACGCGCCCATCATCCTTGCCACCCGCGCCATCGCCGTGCCGCTCGCCTGCGGCAACACGGTGGTGCTCAAGGCGTCCGAACAATGCCCACGCACCCATGGCCTCATCATCGAGGCGTTCGTCGAAGCAGGCCTTGGCGGCGGCATCGTCAACCTCGTCACCAACGCGCCCGAAGATGCAGGCGATGTCGTGGGCGCGATGATCGACCATCCCGCGGTGCGCCGCGTCAACTTCACCGGTTCGACCGCCGTGGGCCGGATCATCGCGCGGCGCTGCGCCGACAATCTCAAGCCGGTGCTGCTGGAACTGGGCGGCAAGGCGCCGCTCATCGTGCTGGAGGACGCAGACCTCGACGAAGCGGTGAAGGCCGCCGCTTTCGGCGCTTTCATGAATCAGGGGCAGATCTGCATGTCGACCGAGCGGATCATCGTGGTCGATGCTGTCGCCGACGCCTTTGCGGAAAAGTTCAGGGCGAAGGTCGCCACCATGCCGGTCGGCGACCCGCGCGAGGGCAAGACGCCGCTGGGCGCGGTGGTGGACGCCGGGACCGTCGCCCATGTCCGCTCGCTGATCGAGGATGCGCTGGCATCCGGCGCGACCCAGCTCAACGGCGGCGAAGCGGACGGCGTCCTCATGCCCGCCCATGTCATCGACAGGGTGACGCCCGACATGAAACTGTTCCGCGACGAGAGCTTCGGCCCGGTCGTCGGCATCGTTCGCGCCCGCGACGAAGCCCATGCCATCGCGCTGGCCAACGACACCGAATATGGCCTTTCCGCATCGGTCTTCACCCGCGACACCGCGCGCGGCCTGCGCGTTGCGCGGCAGATCCAGTCGGGCATCTGCCACGTCAACGGCCCCACCGTCCATGACGAGGCGCAGATGCCCTTCGGCGGCGTCAAGGCTTCGGGCTACGGCAAGTTCGGCGGCAGAGCGGGCATCGACAGCTTCACCGAACTGCGCTGGATCACCATCGAGACGCAGCCCGGCCATTATCCCATCTAA
- a CDS encoding MarR family winged helix-turn-helix transcriptional regulator, with protein MDASLSLDSPLSDTVAPRLGYMLRRASAVMMAGLGAALADMALRPVEGTILILVGENPGCIQSDIGRTLGIKRANMAPLVAGLAARGLLSKTPVDGRSLALTLTSEGDAARRQVESIMDAHEARFEALLNETDMAALRDALRIIAQQGESAPD; from the coding sequence ATGGATGCATCGCTCTCGCTCGACAGCCCGCTCTCCGACACGGTCGCGCCGCGCCTCGGCTATATGCTGCGGCGCGCGTCGGCGGTGATGATGGCGGGGCTGGGCGCGGCTCTGGCGGACATGGCCCTGCGCCCGGTCGAAGGGACGATCCTCATTCTGGTGGGCGAAAATCCCGGCTGCATCCAGAGCGACATCGGGCGGACGCTGGGCATCAAGCGGGCCAATATGGCGCCGCTGGTGGCAGGCCTTGCCGCGCGGGGGCTGTTGAGCAAGACGCCGGTCGACGGCCGTTCGCTCGCGCTGACCCTTACATCCGAGGGAGACGCCGCGCGCAGGCAGGTGGAATCGATCATGGACGCGCATGAGGCACGGTTTGAGGCTCTGCTGAACGAAACGGACATGGCCGCTTTGCGCGACGCGCTGCGGATCATCGCGCAACAGGGGGAGTCCGCCCCGGATTAA
- a CDS encoding DUF3237 domain-containing protein has product MGRDLDRRRVITAVPAIALASGATGLHAAEPVSLPVPPLTFAMRLHVLIGAPRELGMVDGVRKRIIPITGGTVDGPRLTGKILPGGADWQSIRADGTADILARYAIEASDGTIISITNPGYRHGPAAVLARIAAGEAVDPALYYFRAAPRFEVAGDGPHAWLGKTIFLCSAARYKDHVRLDIFEVG; this is encoded by the coding sequence ATGGGAAGGGATCTCGACCGGCGGCGCGTGATTACAGCCGTTCCCGCTATCGCGCTGGCTTCGGGCGCGACCGGCCTCCATGCCGCAGAGCCTGTCTCGCTCCCGGTGCCACCGCTCACCTTCGCCATGCGGCTGCACGTGCTGATCGGCGCGCCGCGGGAACTGGGCATGGTGGACGGCGTGCGCAAGCGCATCATCCCCATCACCGGCGGCACGGTCGACGGCCCCCGCCTTACCGGCAAGATACTGCCCGGCGGTGCGGACTGGCAGTCGATCCGGGCGGACGGAACCGCCGACATCCTCGCCCGCTATGCCATCGAAGCGAGCGACGGCACGATCATCTCTATCACCAACCCCGGTTATCGCCATGGCCCCGCCGCCGTGCTGGCGCGTATCGCGGCGGGCGAGGCAGTCGATCCGGCGCTCTATTATTTCCGCGCAGCCCCGCGGTTCGAGGTGGCGGGAGACGGTCCGCACGCATGGCTGGGCAAGACGATATTCCTGTGCAGCGCGGCGCGTTACAAGGATCATGTCCGCCTCGACATCTTCGAGGTGGGCTAG
- a CDS encoding p-hydroxycinnamoyl CoA hydratase/lyase, translated as MTNILHLEGVDQAELETVAFTVENGVAWVSFNRADKRNCMSPRLNRQMMRVLDDLEYRDDVGVLVLTGEGTAWSAGMDLKEYFRETEALGLKGTRGAQRESYGWWRRLRWYQKPTIAMVNGWCFGGGYGPLFACDLAFAAEEAQFGLSEINWGILPGGGAAKVATELTSFRRAMYHALMGENIDGRTAVEWGFVNEALPLAQLKDRVAEVARTLLAKNPVALKATKDAIRRVREMTYDNAEDYLIRAQEAANSFDNEGRKEGIKQFIDDKSYKPGLGAYDKSKQRA; from the coding sequence ATGACCAACATCCTGCATCTCGAGGGGGTCGATCAGGCCGAACTCGAAACCGTCGCCTTCACCGTCGAGAACGGCGTTGCGTGGGTCAGCTTCAACCGCGCAGACAAGCGCAACTGCATGTCGCCCCGCCTCAACCGCCAGATGATGCGCGTGCTCGACGATCTTGAATATCGCGACGATGTGGGCGTGCTGGTTCTGACCGGAGAAGGCACCGCCTGGTCGGCGGGCATGGACCTCAAGGAATATTTCCGCGAGACCGAGGCGCTGGGCCTGAAAGGCACGCGCGGCGCGCAGCGGGAAAGCTATGGCTGGTGGCGGCGGCTGCGCTGGTATCAGAAGCCGACCATTGCCATGGTCAACGGCTGGTGCTTCGGCGGCGGCTACGGTCCGCTTTTCGCCTGCGACCTCGCCTTCGCGGCGGAAGAGGCGCAGTTCGGCCTGTCCGAAATCAACTGGGGCATCCTGCCCGGCGGCGGCGCGGCCAAGGTCGCGACCGAACTCACCAGCTTCCGCCGCGCCATGTATCATGCGCTGATGGGTGAGAATATCGACGGGCGCACGGCGGTCGAATGGGGCTTCGTCAACGAGGCGCTGCCGCTGGCGCAGCTCAAGGACCGGGTCGCCGAGGTCGCGCGGACGCTGCTTGCCAAGAACCCTGTGGCGCTCAAGGCGACCAAGGACGCGATCCGCCGGGTGCGGGAAATGACCTACGACAATGCCGAGGATTATCTGATCCGCGCGCAGGAAGCGGCCAACAGCTTCGATAATGAAGGCCGCAAGGAAGGTATCAAGCAGTTCATCGACGACAAAAGCTACAAGCCGGGGCTGGGCGCCTACGACAAGTCGAAGCAGCGCGCCTGA